A region of Rhizorhabdus wittichii RW1 DNA encodes the following proteins:
- a CDS encoding Propionyl-CoA carboxylase (PFAM: carboxyl transferase), with translation MTRLSTLADPASPDFAANAAHNRALADELRARVATAALGGSEAHRERHVARGKLLPRDRVHRLLDPGSPFLEIGQLAANGMYDKEGGPPGAGVIAGIGSVRGRHCMIVANDPTVKGGAYFPMTVKKHLRAQEIARENRLPCIYLVDSGGANLPHQAEVFPDRDHFGRIFFNQAQMSAEGIPQIACVMGSCTAGGAYVPAMSDETVIVRQQGTIFLAGPPLVKAATGEVITAEDLGGGDLHARKSGVVDHLAENDEHALLIVRDIVATLQPPSPAPVNRADPKAPLFDPAELYGIVPQDVRAPYDVHEVIARIVDGSELHEFKPLYGTTLVCGFAHIWGQPVAILANNGVLFSESALKGAHFIELACQRRVPLLFLQNISGFMVGGKYEAEGIAKNGAKLVTAVATASVPKITVLIGGSFGAGNYGMCGRAYQPRFLFTWPNARISVMGGEQAASVLATVHRDADTWTPEQAEAFKAPIRQKYEDEGNPYYATARMWDDGIIDPAQTRDVLGLALAATLNAPIPDRAQFGVFRM, from the coding sequence ATGACCCGGCTTTCCACCCTCGCCGACCCCGCATCGCCGGACTTCGCCGCCAACGCCGCGCACAACCGCGCGCTGGCCGACGAGCTGCGCGCCCGGGTCGCCACCGCCGCGCTCGGCGGGTCGGAGGCGCATCGCGAGCGCCATGTCGCGCGCGGCAAGCTGCTGCCGCGCGACCGCGTCCATCGCCTGCTCGATCCGGGCTCGCCCTTCCTCGAGATCGGACAGCTCGCCGCCAACGGCATGTACGACAAGGAGGGTGGACCGCCCGGCGCCGGCGTGATCGCCGGGATCGGCAGCGTCCGGGGCCGCCACTGCATGATCGTCGCCAACGACCCGACGGTGAAGGGCGGCGCCTATTTCCCGATGACGGTGAAGAAGCACCTCCGCGCGCAGGAGATCGCGCGCGAGAACCGGCTTCCCTGCATCTACCTGGTCGATTCGGGCGGCGCCAACCTGCCCCACCAGGCCGAGGTCTTCCCCGATCGCGACCATTTCGGCCGGATCTTCTTCAACCAGGCGCAGATGTCGGCCGAGGGCATCCCCCAGATCGCCTGCGTGATGGGAAGCTGCACCGCGGGCGGCGCCTATGTCCCCGCCATGTCGGACGAGACGGTGATCGTCCGCCAGCAGGGCACGATCTTCCTCGCCGGCCCGCCGCTGGTGAAGGCCGCGACCGGCGAGGTGATCACCGCCGAGGACCTGGGCGGCGGCGACCTCCACGCGCGCAAGTCGGGCGTGGTCGACCATCTCGCCGAGAATGACGAGCATGCGCTGCTGATCGTCCGCGACATCGTCGCGACGCTGCAGCCGCCGTCCCCCGCGCCGGTCAACCGCGCCGATCCGAAGGCGCCGCTGTTCGACCCCGCCGAGCTCTACGGCATCGTGCCGCAGGACGTCCGCGCGCCCTATGACGTGCACGAGGTGATCGCGCGGATCGTCGACGGATCGGAGCTGCACGAGTTCAAGCCGCTCTACGGCACCACGCTGGTCTGCGGCTTCGCCCATATCTGGGGCCAGCCGGTGGCGATCCTCGCCAACAACGGCGTGCTGTTCTCCGAAAGCGCGCTCAAGGGCGCGCATTTCATCGAGCTCGCCTGCCAGCGCCGGGTGCCGCTGCTGTTCCTCCAGAACATCTCGGGCTTCATGGTCGGCGGCAAGTACGAGGCGGAGGGCATCGCCAAGAACGGCGCCAAGCTGGTGACCGCGGTCGCCACCGCCAGCGTGCCCAAGATCACCGTGCTGATCGGCGGCAGCTTCGGCGCCGGCAATTACGGCATGTGCGGCCGCGCCTATCAGCCGCGCTTCCTGTTCACCTGGCCCAATGCGCGGATCAGCGTGATGGGCGGCGAGCAGGCCGCGTCGGTGCTGGCCACCGTCCACCGCGACGCCGACACATGGACGCCCGAGCAGGCCGAGGCGTTCAAGGCGCCGATCCGCCAGAAATACGAGGACGAGGGCAATCCCTATTATGCGACGGCGCGGATGTGGGACGACGGGATCATCGACCCCGCCCAGACCCGCGACGTCCTCGGCCTTGCCCTCGCCGCCACGCTGAACGCCCCGATCCCCGATCGCGCGCAGTTCGGCGTGTTTCGGATGTGA